The window CCTGGCAGTTCCTGCTTGTGGTAAATATTATCTATATCTTTGCGGGTATGATCGAAAACGGATCATCAGCCATCGTTATGCTGGCCCCGATCCTTCACCCGATAGCCTTGAAGTTCGGCATAGACCCCGTATTCTTTGGCGCCATGACGGTAGCCAATCTGGCGATAGGGATGATCACCCCTCCGATGGCGGCGTCGTTATATATAGCCGGGCGTATATTCGAGGTTGAGATCCCTGATGTTATTAAAAACATAATGCCTTTTTTCTACGTCATGCTCGTAGGTTTGTTTATCGTCTGCGCCACAGCGCCGATGGTCACATGGCTCCCAAGCGTGCTTATGTGATGCAGAAGACAGGCTTGTGAGTAAAGGAGATATTTCATATGTTTTATCACCAGAAAAACACCTGCTATGAGACCCATACAAGAATGGTTGTGGGAACGAACTGTATAGAACAGCTTCCCGAGGAGATAAAAGCCTGCGGCGGCGAAAAAATTCTGATCGTTTCCGACCCAAATGTCAGCAAAACGGAGTTTTATGCGAACTGCATCGACTATATTAAAAAGAGCGGATGCCCCTATCTCGTATGGAATGAGGCGGAGGAAGAGGCTCCGCTGCGCAATGTCGACACGGTCTGCGGGATACTGCTGAAAAATGCCTGTAATTTAATGATCGCGGTTGGCGGCGGCAGCGTTATCGACATCTGCAAACTGGCCGGCGTCCTCGCTACAAACGGAGGTAAGGGGCCTGATTGGGCCGGATACGAGAAATACTCGATACCGCCGATGACGCTTTTTACAATACCGACGACGGCGGGAACCTCCGCTGAAGTAACGAATATGGCGGTGGTGCACGACGAAGAAAAGAACGTTAAATTCACCGTAGGACACCGCATATTGGGGGCGGCAAAGGTCACTTTCCTTGATGGAAACAGCATCGAAAGCTGCCCGCGCGGACAGATCGCCTGCTGCGGCATCGATGCGCTGAGCCATAGCTTTGAATCTTACATAGCGCTGAATGCGAATCCGATTACGGAGGCGCTTTCCCTCTCCGGGGTCAGGCTGATAAGCCGCAATCTGCGGGCAGTTTACGGCAACAGCAGCAACCGGCAGGCCGCGCTTGACCTTATAGTGGGCAGCGCTATGGGTGGACTTGCCTTCAATAACACCGGGTGCGGCAATATGCACTGCATTGGAAGACATGTGGGGCCCCAGTTACATATCAACCACGGCCTGTCTATCGCGCTTGTAATGCCGTCTGTGGCCAAATTTAATTTTCCGGCGCAGATGGAGAAATATCGCCGTATTGCGGAGGCCATGGATTTGGACGTGCGCGGCGTACCTCTTGCCGATGTCGGAGAAATTGTTGTCAATGGATTGAAGAAACTTATCAGTGACGTCGGCATCACTGTAAAAATGTCAGATTTCAAGCCCTCAGTGGAAGATTTTGAAAAGATAGCTCAAGACAGCTACACACAATATCAGAAATTCTATCACTACAGAAACCCGGTAAAGATGACGTTCAAAGATTATATGATGATTTTGGAGGACTGCTGCAAATGATAAAACAAAATTCAAGGATACCATGCGTAATTATGAGAGGCGGAACCAGCCGTGCGCTTTTCTTCCATGATAAAGACCTGCCGCGGGATGAGGCGCTGAGGGACAGTGTCATTTTGAGCGCTTTCGGAAGCCCCGATATTCGTCAGATTGACGGCCTTGGCGGTGCGACCACATCCACCAGCAAGGTTGCCATAATCAAAAAGAGCGAAAGAGACGACGCTGACGTCGACTACTTTTTTGGTCAGGTGAGCGTCGATCATCCCGTAGTGGGGAAGACGATGAACTGCGGCAATATTTCTTCCGCGGTGGGCCCCTTTGCCGTTGATGAAGGACTTGTTGAAGCTGTTGAGCCGATTACCAGGGTTAGGATATACAACGTGAACACAAAAAAGATCATAAACGCGCGCGTACCGGTAAAAAACGGACGGGCGCTTACTGAGGGGGACTTCGCTATCGACGGGGTTCCCGGCACCGGAGCAAAGATACAGCTGGAGTTCAACCACCCCCAGGGTGCGGTGTCTGGAGTGGTACTGCCAAGCGGCAGACCGCTGGATACCATTGAAATTGACGGCAAAACATACGAATATTCCTTC is drawn from Cloacibacillus porcorum and contains these coding sequences:
- a CDS encoding 2-methylaconitate cis-trans isomerase PrpF family protein, translated to MIKQNSRIPCVIMRGGTSRALFFHDKDLPRDEALRDSVILSAFGSPDIRQIDGLGGATTSTSKVAIIKKSERDDADVDYFFGQVSVDHPVVGKTMNCGNISSAVGPFAVDEGLVEAVEPITRVRIYNVNTKKIINARVPVKNGRALTEGDFAIDGVPGTGAKIQLEFNHPQGAVSGVVLPSGRPLDTIEIDGKTYEYSFVDAANPVVFVHASQFGLKGTESPYEFEARADCKDITRLLETIRGTAAVTIGLAKDIGDAAKNSQTLPKIGIYTKPVDYVTPDGKEIKKEDIDIIGRLFSMGRMIQAYMGTGAVCTMVAANIENTLVNKIVAGGGDGCKKLRIGHPFGIMEVEAELDHSPDGIDVSCAMIGRTARRLMDGFVYVREE
- a CDS encoding iron-containing alcohol dehydrogenase, translating into MFYHQKNTCYETHTRMVVGTNCIEQLPEEIKACGGEKILIVSDPNVSKTEFYANCIDYIKKSGCPYLVWNEAEEEAPLRNVDTVCGILLKNACNLMIAVGGGSVIDICKLAGVLATNGGKGPDWAGYEKYSIPPMTLFTIPTTAGTSAEVTNMAVVHDEEKNVKFTVGHRILGAAKVTFLDGNSIESCPRGQIACCGIDALSHSFESYIALNANPITEALSLSGVRLISRNLRAVYGNSSNRQAALDLIVGSAMGGLAFNNTGCGNMHCIGRHVGPQLHINHGLSIALVMPSVAKFNFPAQMEKYRRIAEAMDLDVRGVPLADVGEIVVNGLKKLISDVGITVKMSDFKPSVEDFEKIAQDSYTQYQKFYHYRNPVKMTFKDYMMILEDCCK